Within the Micromonospora citrea genome, the region CAGGAACGCCGGAACGCACTGCGGGTCCGCCCCGATCTCCCGCCACCGGTCCGGGCACGACAGCGCCTGGTCGAGCGCGTGGGCGAGGAGCCCGGCGGTCGTCTCGTGCCCGGCGACCAGGAGGTTGAACACGATGCTCGACACCTCGGCCACCGTGAGCACCTCGTCGTCGCCGTCGCGGTGGGCCAGCAACTGCCCGACGTAGTCGTCGCCGTACCGGCCACCGTCGAGTCGGGCGGCCACCAGGTCCTGGCAGTAGCGCCAGAACTCCAGCAGCCCGCGCGCGAGCCGGACCTGCTCGGCCGGCTCCGGTCGCCCCCAGATCAGCGCGATCTGACCGTCGGCCCACGCCCTGACCCGGCCGACGTCCTCCGCCGGCACGCCGAGGATGTCGAGCACCACCAGCAGGGGCAGCTCGGTGGTGAACTCCGCGACGAGGTCGGCCCGCCCGCCGGCACGCGCGACGAGCCGGGACACCAGTTCGTCGACCCGGCGCCTGACGATCGCGCCGTACCGGTGCTCGACGCGTTCGGGGGTGTTGGCGAACGTCGCCCGCAGGGCCCGACGTGTCCTGGGATGCACCGGAGGGTCCGCGGCGGCGGTGGTGGGCGGCGCGTCGATCCGGGCGACGATGCCCATCGCCTCGGGGCAGACGTCGTAGACCGGGGCGAGGGTGAGGGCGTTGCCGAACGTCGCGACGTCACCGAGCGCACGGCGGACGTCGGCGTGCCTGGTGATCAACCACAGCCCGAGCTCGTCGTCGTGGCGCACCCCGCCGGATTCGTCGAGCAGTCGCCTCCACACGTGCGCCGGATCGGACAGATACGCCCCTGCGAACGGATCCAACCGCATGACCGCCTCCTGGAGTGCCATGACCGCGCCACGGGATTGCCGAACGTCCTCCCGGGTCCGGGGTCACCGCCGCGCGCCCTCACGGTGCGTCAATTGAGGGACGAAGTCAACATCAGTATTCGTCAATTCATGTATTCGCGGATTCACGTCGTCGGGAACGCGCGCGCCATTTCGTCCTGCAACTTGCGGGACGCCTCTTGCTCGGCGACCATCGCGCCGACCAGCGTAAACGACGCAAGGGCACGCGGCAGGTCACCACCTCGCCGCGCCGCCCGCGTGTTCATGGCGGCCCGTCGAAAAAGCGGGCGCGGGGCGCGCCGATTGACGACTCCTGCCGGCGGGACAGGCGGGTGCGGCGGCGTTTGAA harbors:
- a CDS encoding cytochrome P450 — its product is MRLDPFAGAYLSDPAHVWRRLLDESGGVRHDDELGLWLITRHADVRRALGDVATFGNALTLAPVYDVCPEAMGIVARIDAPPTTAAADPPVHPRTRRALRATFANTPERVEHRYGAIVRRRVDELVSRLVARAGGRADLVAEFTTELPLLVVLDILGVPAEDVGRVRAWADGQIALIWGRPEPAEQVRLARGLLEFWRYCQDLVAARLDGGRYGDDYVGQLLAHRDGDDEVLTVAEVSSIVFNLLVAGHETTAGLLAHALDQALSCPDRWREIGADPQCVPAFLTETLRFAPAIDGWLRVTRRPVTLGGVTVPAGARCLLLIGAANRDPAVFARPEQFDPRRPDADGHVSFGHGPHFCIGAALARLEAQVALTRLAEAIPGLRLAAGHRRSYKANVAFRAHRSLPVVVDVAVSSGAPAAPVAG